From the genome of Rhineura floridana isolate rRhiFlo1 chromosome 7, rRhiFlo1.hap2, whole genome shotgun sequence, one region includes:
- the PAOX gene encoding peroxisomal N(1)-acetyl-spermine/spermidine oxidase isoform X1, with protein sequence MELARASPRGPARPRVLIVGAGLAGLGAAQRLLQGSRHFADVRVLEASGRAGGRIRSGKLRNKVVEMGAHWIHGPCRENPVFQLASKYGLLDDDALAEENQQVEVGGHPLGPSACYSSSGQLLSHDIVGSMGVLFFTLLEESREFLHVAKVPVPSVGEYLKEAIVQRVKEWPDDEETKRLKLAILNIFFKLECCVSGTHSLDLVALGPFGEYTMLPGLDCTFPNGYEGLTECLMASLPKGIVLFDKQVKTVNWESSYLEEAPTGRNFSVQVECEDGEKFLADHVIVTVPLGFLKEHQESFFYPPLPPQKMAAIRQLGFGTNNKIFLEFEQPFWKPDCQMLEVAWEDESPLAEPSTDLEATWFQKVAGFIVLHPAERYGHILCGFIAGKEAEFMETLTDAEVLSALTQVFRRATGNPQLGPPKNILRSKWHSEPHTKGSYSYVAIGSSGDDIDVLAQPLPEDTSDSKPPQVLFAGEATHRTFYSTTHGALLSGWREANRLIHIYNMSESPHSAL encoded by the exons ATGGAGCTGGCGAGAGCAAGTCCCAGAGGCCCGGCCCGGCCGCGGGTGCTGATCGTGGGCGCAGGACTGGCAGGACTAGGCGCCGCCCAGCGGCTCCTTCAGGGCTCCCGGCATTTCGCCGACGTGCGCGTGCTGGAGGCCTCGGGGCGAGCTGGGGGCCGCATCCGCTCCGGAAAGCTCA GAAATAAAGTGGTGGAGATGGGTGCCCACTGGATCCACGGGCCTTGCAgggagaaccctgttttccaGCTGGCATCGAAATACGGACTGCTGGATGATGATGCTCTGGCTGAGGAAAACCAGCAGGTGGAAGTGGGGGGTCACCCCTTGGGGCCTTCAGCCTGCTACTCCAGTTCAGGCCAGTTGCTGAGCCATGACATAGTGGGCTCTATGGGGGTCCTCTTTTTCACTCTCTTAGAAGAATCGCGTGAGTTCCTGCATGTGGCCAAAGTGCCTGTACCCAGTGTGGGTGAGTACTTGAAAGAGGCGATAGTTCAGAGGGTGAAAGAATGGCCAGATGATGAGGAGACAAAGCGCCTGAAATTGGCCATCCTTAACATATTCTTCAAGTTGGAGTGCTGCGTGAGTGGGACCCATAGCTTGGACCTGGTGGCATTGGGCCCCTTCGGGGAGTATACAATGCTTCCTGGCTTGGACTGCACATTTCCCAA TGGTTATGAAGGCCTCACAGAATGCCTGATGGCATCTCTGCCCAAAGGGATCGTCTTGTTTGATAAGCAGGTGAAGACAGTTAATTGGGAAAGCTCCTATCTGGAAGAGGCTCCCACAGGCCGAAACTTCAGTGTGCAGGTGGAATGTGAAGATGGCGAGAAGTTTTTAGCAGACCATGTCATCGTCACTGTGCCTCTAG GTTTCCTCAAAGAACATCAAGAGTCGTTTTTTTACCCACCACTTCCACCCCAGAAGATGGCAGCGATAAGACAGCTAGGCTTTGGgacaaacaataaaatatttttagaatttGAGCAGCCATTCTGGAAGCCAGACTGTCAAATGCTTGAGGTTGCATGGGAGGATGAATCACCCTTGGCTGAGCCATCCACTGATTTGGAGGCTACCTGGTTCCAAAAGGTTGCTGGCTTCATTGTTCTCCACCCTGCAGAGAG ATACGGGCATATCTTATGTGGCTTCATTGCTGGGAAAGAAGCTGAATTCATGGAAACACTCACAGATGCAGAGGTCCTTTCAGCCTTAACACAAGTATTTCGTAGAGCAACAG GAAATCCACAACTTGGCCCTCCAAAGAACATCCTGCGATCTAAATGGCACAGTGAGCCCCACACCAAAGGCTCCTACAGTTATGTGGCCATTGGCAGTTCTGGAGATGACATTGACGTTCTTGCTCAACCCCTTCCTGAGGACACATCTGATTCCAAG CCACCACAGGTTCTTTTTGCAGGAGAAGCTACACATCGCACATTCTATTCTACTACCCATGGGGCCTTGTTGTCAGGCTGGAGAGAAGCAAATCGTCTCATCCACATCTACAACATGTCTGAATCCCCACATTCTGCATTGTAA
- the PAOX gene encoding peroxisomal N(1)-acetyl-spermine/spermidine oxidase isoform X2, whose protein sequence is MAAMSKARLQFLSGDGNKVVEMGAHWIHGPCRENPVFQLASKYGLLDDDALAEENQQVEVGGHPLGPSACYSSSGQLLSHDIVGSMGVLFFTLLEESREFLHVAKVPVPSVGEYLKEAIVQRVKEWPDDEETKRLKLAILNIFFKLECCVSGTHSLDLVALGPFGEYTMLPGLDCTFPNGYEGLTECLMASLPKGIVLFDKQVKTVNWESSYLEEAPTGRNFSVQVECEDGEKFLADHVIVTVPLGFLKEHQESFFYPPLPPQKMAAIRQLGFGTNNKIFLEFEQPFWKPDCQMLEVAWEDESPLAEPSTDLEATWFQKVAGFIVLHPAERYGHILCGFIAGKEAEFMETLTDAEVLSALTQVFRRATGNPQLGPPKNILRSKWHSEPHTKGSYSYVAIGSSGDDIDVLAQPLPEDTSDSKPPQVLFAGEATHRTFYSTTHGALLSGWREANRLIHIYNMSESPHSAL, encoded by the exons GAAATAAAGTGGTGGAGATGGGTGCCCACTGGATCCACGGGCCTTGCAgggagaaccctgttttccaGCTGGCATCGAAATACGGACTGCTGGATGATGATGCTCTGGCTGAGGAAAACCAGCAGGTGGAAGTGGGGGGTCACCCCTTGGGGCCTTCAGCCTGCTACTCCAGTTCAGGCCAGTTGCTGAGCCATGACATAGTGGGCTCTATGGGGGTCCTCTTTTTCACTCTCTTAGAAGAATCGCGTGAGTTCCTGCATGTGGCCAAAGTGCCTGTACCCAGTGTGGGTGAGTACTTGAAAGAGGCGATAGTTCAGAGGGTGAAAGAATGGCCAGATGATGAGGAGACAAAGCGCCTGAAATTGGCCATCCTTAACATATTCTTCAAGTTGGAGTGCTGCGTGAGTGGGACCCATAGCTTGGACCTGGTGGCATTGGGCCCCTTCGGGGAGTATACAATGCTTCCTGGCTTGGACTGCACATTTCCCAA TGGTTATGAAGGCCTCACAGAATGCCTGATGGCATCTCTGCCCAAAGGGATCGTCTTGTTTGATAAGCAGGTGAAGACAGTTAATTGGGAAAGCTCCTATCTGGAAGAGGCTCCCACAGGCCGAAACTTCAGTGTGCAGGTGGAATGTGAAGATGGCGAGAAGTTTTTAGCAGACCATGTCATCGTCACTGTGCCTCTAG GTTTCCTCAAAGAACATCAAGAGTCGTTTTTTTACCCACCACTTCCACCCCAGAAGATGGCAGCGATAAGACAGCTAGGCTTTGGgacaaacaataaaatatttttagaatttGAGCAGCCATTCTGGAAGCCAGACTGTCAAATGCTTGAGGTTGCATGGGAGGATGAATCACCCTTGGCTGAGCCATCCACTGATTTGGAGGCTACCTGGTTCCAAAAGGTTGCTGGCTTCATTGTTCTCCACCCTGCAGAGAG ATACGGGCATATCTTATGTGGCTTCATTGCTGGGAAAGAAGCTGAATTCATGGAAACACTCACAGATGCAGAGGTCCTTTCAGCCTTAACACAAGTATTTCGTAGAGCAACAG GAAATCCACAACTTGGCCCTCCAAAGAACATCCTGCGATCTAAATGGCACAGTGAGCCCCACACCAAAGGCTCCTACAGTTATGTGGCCATTGGCAGTTCTGGAGATGACATTGACGTTCTTGCTCAACCCCTTCCTGAGGACACATCTGATTCCAAG CCACCACAGGTTCTTTTTGCAGGAGAAGCTACACATCGCACATTCTATTCTACTACCCATGGGGCCTTGTTGTCAGGCTGGAGAGAAGCAAATCGTCTCATCCACATCTACAACATGTCTGAATCCCCACATTCTGCATTGTAA
- the PAOX gene encoding peroxisomal N(1)-acetyl-spermine/spermidine oxidase isoform X3: protein MGAHWIHGPCRENPVFQLASKYGLLDDDALAEENQQVEVGGHPLGPSACYSSSGQLLSHDIVGSMGVLFFTLLEESREFLHVAKVPVPSVGEYLKEAIVQRVKEWPDDEETKRLKLAILNIFFKLECCVSGTHSLDLVALGPFGEYTMLPGLDCTFPNGYEGLTECLMASLPKGIVLFDKQVKTVNWESSYLEEAPTGRNFSVQVECEDGEKFLADHVIVTVPLGFLKEHQESFFYPPLPPQKMAAIRQLGFGTNNKIFLEFEQPFWKPDCQMLEVAWEDESPLAEPSTDLEATWFQKVAGFIVLHPAERYGHILCGFIAGKEAEFMETLTDAEVLSALTQVFRRATGNPQLGPPKNILRSKWHSEPHTKGSYSYVAIGSSGDDIDVLAQPLPEDTSDSKPPQVLFAGEATHRTFYSTTHGALLSGWREANRLIHIYNMSESPHSAL, encoded by the exons ATGGGTGCCCACTGGATCCACGGGCCTTGCAgggagaaccctgttttccaGCTGGCATCGAAATACGGACTGCTGGATGATGATGCTCTGGCTGAGGAAAACCAGCAGGTGGAAGTGGGGGGTCACCCCTTGGGGCCTTCAGCCTGCTACTCCAGTTCAGGCCAGTTGCTGAGCCATGACATAGTGGGCTCTATGGGGGTCCTCTTTTTCACTCTCTTAGAAGAATCGCGTGAGTTCCTGCATGTGGCCAAAGTGCCTGTACCCAGTGTGGGTGAGTACTTGAAAGAGGCGATAGTTCAGAGGGTGAAAGAATGGCCAGATGATGAGGAGACAAAGCGCCTGAAATTGGCCATCCTTAACATATTCTTCAAGTTGGAGTGCTGCGTGAGTGGGACCCATAGCTTGGACCTGGTGGCATTGGGCCCCTTCGGGGAGTATACAATGCTTCCTGGCTTGGACTGCACATTTCCCAA TGGTTATGAAGGCCTCACAGAATGCCTGATGGCATCTCTGCCCAAAGGGATCGTCTTGTTTGATAAGCAGGTGAAGACAGTTAATTGGGAAAGCTCCTATCTGGAAGAGGCTCCCACAGGCCGAAACTTCAGTGTGCAGGTGGAATGTGAAGATGGCGAGAAGTTTTTAGCAGACCATGTCATCGTCACTGTGCCTCTAG GTTTCCTCAAAGAACATCAAGAGTCGTTTTTTTACCCACCACTTCCACCCCAGAAGATGGCAGCGATAAGACAGCTAGGCTTTGGgacaaacaataaaatatttttagaatttGAGCAGCCATTCTGGAAGCCAGACTGTCAAATGCTTGAGGTTGCATGGGAGGATGAATCACCCTTGGCTGAGCCATCCACTGATTTGGAGGCTACCTGGTTCCAAAAGGTTGCTGGCTTCATTGTTCTCCACCCTGCAGAGAG ATACGGGCATATCTTATGTGGCTTCATTGCTGGGAAAGAAGCTGAATTCATGGAAACACTCACAGATGCAGAGGTCCTTTCAGCCTTAACACAAGTATTTCGTAGAGCAACAG GAAATCCACAACTTGGCCCTCCAAAGAACATCCTGCGATCTAAATGGCACAGTGAGCCCCACACCAAAGGCTCCTACAGTTATGTGGCCATTGGCAGTTCTGGAGATGACATTGACGTTCTTGCTCAACCCCTTCCTGAGGACACATCTGATTCCAAG CCACCACAGGTTCTTTTTGCAGGAGAAGCTACACATCGCACATTCTATTCTACTACCCATGGGGCCTTGTTGTCAGGCTGGAGAGAAGCAAATCGTCTCATCCACATCTACAACATGTCTGAATCCCCACATTCTGCATTGTAA